The following are encoded together in the Malaya genurostris strain Urasoe2022 chromosome 3, Malgen_1.1, whole genome shotgun sequence genome:
- the LOC131434227 gene encoding mucin-5AC-like gives MMLKLLIVACVVTHGLGRPDVSHILKQNRSDQQNKFLHSLDYLAQLKSNPEKHVASEKVASVFDYLTLFNETQVNSLGFGSPISSQKQNDWSRSFRNAIKPSPFKRNTPQHGYIYEKPAVPLPIRPGEPFDFPVNPDANLIKPVSTQAPEYLPPDEQVPVGSSSSPGDSSVVTSTQPSFSASVLPEAGATGSPGSTEVPGITLTTTSTAATSTTVEDIYKPRETTSSPTTQNPVENFDIRNNENENDYKPSENPINEPSESTNNNGFTGYLPESSSTEATQKETEAPSTLGPFTGYPRETPNPSSPTPESTTSASITGVGSTLTTQQSFDEDNGYNYDKPVLPPNLNEVVGEPGDINELATTTSRTTTTHKYIDFNIPPKPLPDLVVPAKPISEQPVEDITASEVSSVETTSVSLLDGTSSTSAPEYLPPNDANGTKQPDEITQKPESTNYPSSSSTYVSETTTSSGYKPESTTFGGYPEKDTTLSSGYPSQETTASEVFTRPSQETTSFGGYPSAESTSTFAPISETTSVYPNNGPQNVTISGVEGQPGSTSAPEYLPPDTNIRIGNDYPSEINSVASTDPQTEISSDSSPKFDNGPGPSQAPIEEMTIIAEINSLVPDADLPNSYFPPGSGEDLSGIRIVVEDTESLGQRHSVPSSTVPPLLQSSSTASDMITTYHPKSPQRTTPAESDAEGSELQPLVAAAEAPSETGYDYQIPSHTLDDQGYHYKIPSIPFP, from the exons ATG ATGCTGAAATTGCTGATAGTGGCTTGCGTGGTGACGCATGGCTTGGGACGGCCTGACGTTTCCCACATTTTAAAGCAAAACCGTTCAGATCAACAGAATAAGTTTCTCCATTCACTAGACTACTTAGCTCAACTGAAAAGTAATCCTGAGAAACATGTTGCATCAGAAAAGGTTGCAAGTGTGTTCGATTATCTTACACTGTTCAATGAGACGCAAGTGAACAGCTTGGGGTTTGGATCACCTATCTCAAGCCAGAAGCAAAACGATTGGAGTAGGTCCTTCAGAAATGCGATCAAaccatcgccattcaaaagaaaCACCCCACAACATGGCTACATCTACGAGAAACCTGCCGTTCCGCTGCCAATCAGGCCGGGAGAACCTTTCGACTTTCCGGTCAATCCGGATGCTAATTTAATCAAACCTGTGTCAACCCAAGCGCCGGAATATCTTCCACCAGATGAGCAAGTTCCAGTAGGTTCCAGTAGTTCACCAGGAGATTCATCAGTAGTTACTAGTACTCAGCCGTCATTCTCCGCATCTGTCCTACCAGAGGCCGGCGCTACGGGCTCACCAGGATCAACCGAAGTTCCTGGAATTACTCTAACTACCACCAGTACTGCCGCTACTTCTACCACCGTTGAAGATATCTATAAACCTCGAGAAACAACTTCGAGCCCAACGACACAAAATCcggttgaaaattttgatatacgaaataatgaaaatgaaaacgatTACAAACCAAGTGAGAATCCGATTAATGAACCATCAGAATCAACCAATAACAACGGGTTCACTGGTTATCTACCAGAGTCAAGTTCAACAGAAGCGACCCAAAAAGAAACGGAAGCTCCATCTACGCTGGGCCCATTCACGGGGTATCCTCGTGAAACACCCAATCCTAGTTCTCCTACACCAGAGAGTACAACTAGTGCTTCGATTACTGGTGTTGGAAGCACTCTCACAACTCAACAATCATTTGATGAAGACAACGGTTATAACTACGACAAACCAGTGTTGCCACCAAACCTCAATGAAGTTGTAGGGGAACCCGGAGATATTAATGAACTCGCCACTACTACCTCCAGAACGACAACGACACACAAGTACATTGATTTCAATATTCCTCCAAAACCATTACCAGATTTAGTAGTACCCGCAAAACCGATTAGTGAACAACCTGTAGAAGACATTACTGCATCTGAAGTTTCTTCTGTAGAAACAACATCTGTTTCTCTTTTGGATGGAACATCTTCCACTTCTGCTCCGGAATATCTTCCACCAAATGATGCTAATGGAACGAAGCAACCAGACGAGATTACGCAAAAACCTGAATCTACAAACTATCCAAGCTCATCGTCTACTTATGTGTCAGAAACAACGACATCTTCTGGATATAAACCCGAGTCGACCACATTTGGTGGTTATCCTGAAAAAGACACTACATTATCGTCTGGTTACCCAAGTCAAGAAACGACTGCCAGTGAAGTGTTCACCAGACCCAGCCAAGAAACGACATCTTTTGGCGGATATCCTTCCGCAGAATCCACGTCTACCTTCGCACCAATCAGTGAAACTACTTCGGTCTATCCTAACAACGGACCTCAGAACGTAACGATATCGGGTGTGGAAGGGCAACCAGGATCGACATCCGCACCTGAGTACCTTCCACCTGATACCAACATCAGAATTGGTAACGACTACCCGTCAGAGATTAACTCAGTAGCATCTACCGATCCCCAAACTGAGATCTCATCCGACAGCTCGCCAAAATTCGACAACGGTCCCGGTCCTTCGCAAGCGCCAATCGAAGAAATGACCATCATTGCGGAGATCAACAGTCTCGTTCCGGATGCAGACTTACCGAACAGCTATTTTCCACCGGGATCCGGTGAAGATCTCTCCGGAATACGGATTGTGGTAGAAGATACTGAATCTTTGGGACAACGCCACTCTGTACCATCCAGTACCGTACCACCACTGCTACAGTCGTCCAGTACGGCTTCGGATATGATAACGACCTACCATCCGAAATCGCCACAGCGCACCACACCTGCCGAATCGGATGCCGAGGGATCAGAACTGCAGCCACTTGTTGCGGCCGCCGAAGCTCCCAGTGAAACCGGATACGACTATCAGATTCCGTCGCATACTCTCGATGATCAAGGCTATCATTATAAGATTCCTAGTATTCCCTTCCCGTAG